The nucleotide sequence TGGATTGATTCCAATTATTTGTCAAGATTCAATTACTAACCAAGTTTTAATGTTGGGTTGGGGCAATATAGAATCAATAAACAAAACTATTGAATCTAATAAAGTCTGGTTTTACAGTCGAAGTAGAAATGAATTATGGTTGAAAGGAGAAACTTCAGGTAATTTTCTTAATCTTATATCTTTAACTCATGACTGTGATAACGATGTGATTTTAGCTATGGTTAGACCAGATGGCCCTGCGTGTCACAAGGGTGAAATTTCTTGTTTCCATGATAATTTTACCGGGAATATTACTGAAATAGAATATTCTGAAACAACTAGTAGTATCATTGATCAACTATTTTCGACAATTGGTAATAGAAAAAAAGAATTACCAAACGGTAGCTACACATCAAAACTATTTCAAGACGGCACACCTCGGATAGCTCAAAAGGTTGTTGAAGAATCTGGAGAAGTAGCCATCGCGGCTACCCTTTCTGATAAGAATGAACTTGTAAATGAAACAGCTGATTTGATATATCATATTCTAGTTTTATTACAAAGCTCGGATGTAGAATTAAGCCATGTATATGAAGAATTAATTTCTAGAATGAAGTGATTAATGCATAAATGGGAAAAATATTGGATTGCTTCAGGAATAATCACCATGATTGGATTTCTTCTGGTTTACTTTTATCCATCATTAGCTGAGCCCATAGGACTAGTTTTGGTATGGTTAGTTGGATTATTAGGTTTATTTACATTAATTTCATTTATTATTTTTTTACTTATTAGATTTAAACAATTAAAGAAGACAAAAACAAAAAATGGGTAAACGAACCACTTTATATAATAATTATTTTGAAAAAGCAAAGATTGTTGATTTTCACGGCTGGGATCTTCCTATTCAGTTTAGTGGAATTATAAATGAAGTTAAATCAGTAAGATCAAATGTAGGAATATTTGATGTTTCTCATATGGGAAGAATTATTTGTAATGGAGAATTAGTAGATGAGTTTTTGAATTACCTATTGACAGGAGATTTGCTGAATCTTGAGATTAACCAGGCTTCATATATGTTTTTATGTAATGAATATTGTGGAATTATAGACGATTTAGTAGCTTACAAAACTGATGCAAACGAAATCATGATTGTTTGTAATGCTAGTAATAAAGAGCAAGTAATAACTGTTTTGAAAAGATATCAATATTTAAACTCCGATTTTGGTAATATCATGATAGAAGACTTTACAGATACTTCTGGCATGATTGCAGTTCAGGGACCAATGTCACAAGAAATAATGTGTAAATTGTTTAATATTGATCAACTAAGTATTAGAAGATTTAGACTTACACGAATTTCTTGCGAACAAGAAGATGTGATAATATCTAGAACCGGATATACAGGCGAAAATGGGTTTGAAATAATTTCAAGTGCAAAATTATCCTCTATATTATGGGATAAATTAATAAATCTCGGTGCTATACCATGCGGACTTGGATCACGTGATGTGTTGCGTATAGAGGCAGGATTATCATTGCATGGAAATGATATTTCTTCCGATATAAACCCTAAAGAAGCACAATTAGAGAGATTTGTTACTAACACTAAAGAAACTCTTTATAAACAAGCGTGGGATAATATCCAAAATACGCCTACAAAAAAAACGTTAATAGGGTTTATAATTAAAGGCAGGGGAATTCCAAGGATTAATAACTCGATATTTCTCAAGGGAGAATCAATTGGATATGTTACCAGTGGGACATTTTCACCAACTTTGGATTTGTCCATAGGATTAGGATATGTTACTAAAAAACTAGATCCAAATTCAAATATAGAGGTTGAAATACGGGAAAAGAAATTTGATGCAATTGTTACAAAACTACCTTTTCTAAGGAGATAATATATGAGTCAAAATGAAATACGATATTCGAAAGAGCATGAATGGGTGAAATCTACTGAAGAAGGCTTAGTACTCATTGGTGTTACAAAATTTGCACAGGAACAAATGGGAGACGTAGTTTATGTCGAAATAGATGACGTAGGCACATCTTGTGATCAATTTGCAAAAGTTGGTGAAATTGAATCTGTTAAGGCAGTATCTGATTTATATACCCCTATAGGTGGTGAAATAGTTGAAATAAATCAAGAACTTATTAATAATCCTGAACTTGTTAATAACGACCCATTAAATGAGGGGTGGATGTTAAAGATAAAAGTTTTAGATATTCAAGAAATCAATAACTTGATGACTGAAGAAGAATATAAT is from SAR202 cluster bacterium and encodes:
- a CDS encoding bifunctional phosphoribosyl-AMP cyclohydrolase/phosphoribosyl-ATP diphosphatase HisIE, whose translation is MKVKLDINGLIPIICQDSITNQVLMLGWGNIESINKTIESNKVWFYSRSRNELWLKGETSGNFLNLISLTHDCDNDVILAMVRPDGPACHKGEISCFHDNFTGNITEIEYSETTSSIIDQLFSTIGNRKKELPNGSYTSKLFQDGTPRIAQKVVEESGEVAIAATLSDKNELVNETADLIYHILVLLQSSDVELSHVYEELISRMK
- the gcvT gene encoding glycine cleavage system aminomethyltransferase GcvT, with the translated sequence MGKRTTLYNNYFEKAKIVDFHGWDLPIQFSGIINEVKSVRSNVGIFDVSHMGRIICNGELVDEFLNYLLTGDLLNLEINQASYMFLCNEYCGIIDDLVAYKTDANEIMIVCNASNKEQVITVLKRYQYLNSDFGNIMIEDFTDTSGMIAVQGPMSQEIMCKLFNIDQLSIRRFRLTRISCEQEDVIISRTGYTGENGFEIISSAKLSSILWDKLINLGAIPCGLGSRDVLRIEAGLSLHGNDISSDINPKEAQLERFVTNTKETLYKQAWDNIQNTPTKKTLIGFIIKGRGIPRINNSIFLKGESIGYVTSGTFSPTLDLSIGLGYVTKKLDPNSNIEVEIREKKFDAIVTKLPFLRR
- the gcvH gene encoding glycine cleavage system protein GcvH — encoded protein: MSQNEIRYSKEHEWVKSTEEGLVLIGVTKFAQEQMGDVVYVEIDDVGTSCDQFAKVGEIESVKAVSDLYTPIGGEIVEINQELINNPELVNNDPLNEGWMLKIKVLDIQEINNLMTEEEYNKYIQQL